One Glycine max cultivar Williams 82 chromosome 4, Glycine_max_v4.0, whole genome shotgun sequence DNA segment encodes these proteins:
- the LOC100809102 gene encoding uncharacterized protein — protein sequence MTLKSPKAIWDYLKEEYAGDDRIRSMQVLNLRREFELQRMEESDTIKEYSNKLLGIANKIKLLGSDFADSRIVEKILVTVPERYEASIASLENTKDLSKITLAEVLHALQAQEQRRLMRQDRVVEGALPAKHHEVDERKKYFFKKNQPASSENSANNQGKDKKKNYPPC from the coding sequence ATGACTCTTAAATCACCCAAAGCAATTTGGGATTATCTGAAAGAGGAATATGCTGGAGATGATAGAATACGAAGCATGCAAGTGCTGAATTTAAGGAGGGAATTTGAGCTTCAAAGGATGGAAGAGTCAGAtacaatcaaagaatactcaAACAAATTGTTGGGTATTGCCAACAAGATAAAGTTGTTGGGAAGTGATTTTGCTGATTCGAGAATTGTAGAGAAAATTTTGGTAACGGTGCCGGAGAGGTATGAAGCATCTATAGCTTCATTGGAGAACACAAAGGATTTGTCGAAAATCACATTGGCAGAAGTGCTACATGCCCTGCAAGCTCAAGAGCAGCGAAGGTTGATGAGGCAAGATCGTGTTGTCGAAGGTGCTTTGCCCGCCAAACATCATGAAgttgatgaaagaaaaaaatattttttcaagaagaatcaaCCAGCAAGCAGCGAAAACAGTGCAAACAACCAaggtaaggataaaaagaaaaattatccaccTTGTTAG
- the LOC100809646 gene encoding enolase 1, chloroplastic — protein MALNLIHRPATKPPSSSSSFVTPRPLRTTQSIPVRNSRRSIAVRAAATEAPVATITAARECRVKSVKARQIVDSRGNPTVEVDLVTDGLFRAAVPSGASTGIYEALELRDGDKSVYGGKGVLNAVRNINEVLAPILVGVDVRNQADVDAIMLEIDGTPNKSKLGANAILGVSLSVCRAGAGAKGVPLYRHIQEISGTKELVMPVPAFNVINGGSHAGNNLAMQEFMILPVGATSFAEALRMGSEVYHVLKGIIKAKYGQDACNVGDEGGFAPNVQDNREGLVLLMDAIDKAGYTGKIKIGMDVAASEFYTKDGKYDLNFKKQPNDGAHVHSAQSLGQLYKDFVKEFPIVSIEDPFDQDDWGSWASLLASVDIQLVGDDLLVTNPKRIAEAIKKKACNGLLLKVNQIGTVTESIQAALDSKAAGWGVMVSHRSGETEDNFIADLSVGLASGQIKTGAPCRSERLAKYNQLLRIEEELGSVRYAGETFRSP, from the exons ATGGCTTTGAATTTGATTCATCGACCAGCCACTAAACCACcatcttcctcctcctctttcGTCACCCCTCGCCCTTTGCGGACCACACAGAGCATCCCTGTGAGGAACTCGCGGCGCTCCATCGCCGTGCGCGCCGCCGCCACGGAGGCTCCTGTGGCTACTATTACGGCGGCAAGGGAGTGCAGGGTGAAGTCGGTGAAGGCCCGGCAGATCGTGGACAGCCGCGGGAACCCGACGGTGGAGGTGGATCTGGTGACGGACGGGCTTTTCCGAGCGGCGGTGCCGAGCGGCGCGTCGACGGGGATTTACGAGGCGTTGGAGCTGAGGGACGGGGACAAGAGCGTTTACGGCGGGAAGGGTGTTCTTAACGCCGTTAGGAACATCAACGAGGTCTTGGCTCCCATACTCGTTGGCGTCGACGTTAG GAATCAAGCTGATGTTGATGCTATTATGCTGGAAATTGATGGAACTCCTAACAAATCAAAACTAGGGGCTAATGCAATATTGGGAGTTTCGCTGAGTGTATGTAGAGCTGGTGCAGGGGCAAAGGGAGTGCCCTTGTACAGGCACATCCAGGAGATTTCAGGAACAAAAGAACTTGTTATGCCAGTTCCAGCTTTCAATGTTATAAATGGGGGCAGTCACGCTGGGAATAATCTGGCTATGCAAGAGTTTATGATACTACCAGTTGGAGCAACTTCATTTGCTGAGGCTCTCCGCATGGGCAGTGAAG TTTATCATGTATTAAAGGGAATAATCAAGGCAAAATATGGACAAGATGCATGTAATGTTGGAGATGAAGGAGGATTTGCTCCCAATGTTCAAGATAACAGGGAGGGGCTTGTTTTACTCATGGATGCCATTGACAAGGCTGGTTATACTGGCAAG ATTAAAATAGGTATGGATGTTGCAGCTTCAGAGTTTTACACTAAGGATGGGAAGTATGATTTGAACTTCAAGAAACAGCCAAATGATGGAGCTCATGTTCACTCTGCTCAGAGTCTTGGTCAACTATATAAAGATTTTGTTAAAGAATTTCCCATTGTGTCAATTGAGGATCCGTTTGATCAAGATGATTGGGGTTCGTGGGCTTCATTGCTCGCTTCAGTTGATATTCAACTTGTAGGAGATGATTTGTTAGTTACAAATCCTAAGAGAATAGCTGAGGCCATCAAAAAGAAGGCTTGTAATGGTTTGCTTCTAAAG GTTAACCAGATTGGTACAGTGACCGAATCTATTCAGGCTGCACTTGACTCAAAGGCTGCAGGTTGGGGTGTCATGGTTAGTCATCGGAGTGGCGAGACTGAGGATAACTTCATCGCGGATCTCTCTGTTGGCTTGGCCAGTGGACAG ATAAAGACTGGTGCTCCTTGCCGAAGTGAGCGATTGGCAAAGTATAATCAG ctTCTTCGGATTGAAGAGGAACTTGGAAGCGTGCGATATGCCGGTGAAACTTTCAGATCACCTTAG